A stretch of the Thermus thermophilus genome encodes the following:
- the lepA gene encoding translation elongation factor 4 — protein sequence MVRMDLSRIRNFSIIAHVDHGKSTLADRILELTHAVSEREMREQFLDSLELERERGITIKASAVRVTYRAKDGEEYVLNLIDTPGHVDFTYEVSRALAAVEGVLLVVDASQGVEAETLAKFYMALEHGHVIIPVINKIDLPNARPLEVALEVEEVLGLPADEAIFASGKTGEGVEEILEAIVKRIPPPQGDPEAPLKALIFDSVYDAYQGVIPYLRLFEGRVRPGDRIRIYSTGKEFTVDKVGVFTPQGLVATEALAAGEVGWLVAAIRDIHDVQVGDTLTLADRPTPSPYPGFRPAKPVVFAGLYPVDSGDYGKLRDALEKLKLNDAALTFEPESSTALGFGFRCGFLGLLHAEIVQERLEREFGLSLIATAPSVVYKVRLKSGEEVEVHNPADLPDPTRMEEILEPYVKLTIFTPEEYVGSLMGLLQEKRGRLVNMTYLPGTQKRVELVYEAPFAEILYDFHDRLKSLSRGYASMDYEQIGYRPGDLVKVNVLVHGEVVDALTFIAHREKAYPMARAIVDKLAEVIPRQLFEVPIQAAIGGKIIARATVKALRKDVLAKCYGGDVTRKKKLLEKQKEGKKRLKAIGKVEVPQEAFLAVLSVGRDEPKG from the coding sequence ATGGTGAGGATGGACCTAAGCCGCATCCGCAACTTCTCCATCATCGCCCACGTGGACCACGGCAAGTCCACCCTGGCCGACCGCATCCTGGAGCTCACCCACGCGGTGAGCGAACGGGAGATGCGGGAGCAGTTTTTGGACTCCCTGGAGCTGGAGCGGGAGCGGGGCATCACCATCAAGGCGAGCGCCGTCAGGGTGACCTACCGGGCCAAGGACGGGGAGGAGTACGTCCTGAACCTCATTGACACCCCGGGGCACGTGGACTTCACCTACGAGGTCTCCCGGGCCCTGGCGGCGGTGGAGGGGGTGCTCCTCGTGGTGGACGCGAGCCAGGGGGTGGAGGCGGAGACCCTGGCCAAGTTCTACATGGCCTTGGAGCACGGGCACGTGATCATCCCGGTGATCAACAAAATTGACCTCCCCAACGCCCGCCCCCTGGAGGTGGCCCTCGAGGTGGAGGAGGTCCTGGGCCTTCCCGCCGACGAGGCCATCTTCGCCTCGGGGAAGACGGGGGAGGGCGTGGAGGAGATCCTCGAGGCCATCGTCAAACGCATCCCGCCCCCCCAAGGGGACCCCGAGGCCCCCTTGAAGGCCCTCATCTTTGACTCCGTCTACGACGCCTACCAGGGGGTGATCCCCTACCTCCGCCTCTTTGAGGGAAGGGTGCGCCCTGGGGATCGGATCCGCATCTACTCCACGGGGAAGGAGTTCACCGTGGACAAGGTGGGGGTCTTCACCCCCCAGGGCCTGGTGGCCACGGAAGCGCTTGCGGCCGGGGAGGTGGGGTGGCTCGTGGCCGCCATCCGCGACATCCACGACGTCCAGGTGGGGGACACCCTCACCCTGGCGGACCGCCCCACCCCCTCCCCTTACCCCGGCTTCCGCCCGGCCAAGCCCGTGGTCTTCGCCGGGCTTTACCCCGTGGACTCCGGGGACTACGGGAAGCTTAGGGACGCCCTGGAAAAGCTCAAGCTCAACGACGCCGCCCTCACCTTTGAGCCCGAGTCCTCCACCGCCTTGGGCTTCGGCTTCCGCTGCGGCTTCCTCGGGCTTCTCCACGCCGAGATCGTCCAGGAGAGGCTGGAAAGGGAGTTCGGCCTTTCCCTCATCGCCACCGCCCCGAGCGTGGTCTACAAGGTGCGGCTCAAAAGCGGAGAGGAGGTGGAGGTCCACAACCCCGCCGACCTCCCCGACCCCACGCGGATGGAGGAGATCCTCGAGCCCTACGTGAAGCTCACCATCTTCACCCCCGAGGAGTACGTGGGGAGCCTCATGGGGCTCCTCCAGGAGAAGCGGGGCCGCCTCGTGAACATGACCTACCTCCCCGGGACTCAGAAGCGGGTGGAGCTCGTCTACGAGGCCCCCTTCGCCGAGATCCTCTACGACTTCCACGACCGCCTGAAAAGCCTCTCCCGCGGCTACGCCTCCATGGACTACGAGCAGATCGGCTACCGGCCCGGAGACCTGGTGAAGGTGAACGTCCTGGTGCACGGGGAGGTGGTGGACGCCCTCACCTTCATCGCCCACCGGGAGAAGGCCTACCCCATGGCCCGGGCCATCGTGGACAAGCTCGCCGAGGTCATCCCCCGCCAGCTCTTTGAGGTGCCCATCCAGGCGGCCATCGGGGGCAAGATCATCGCCCGGGCCACGGTGAAGGCCCTCCGCAAGGACGTCCTCGCCAAGTGCTACGGCGGGGACGTGACCCGGAAGAAGAAGCTTTTGGAGAAGCAGAAGGAGGGCAAGAAGCGCCTCAAGGCCATCGGCAAGGTGGAGGTTCCCCAGGAGGCCTTCCTGGCGGTGCTCTCGGTGGGGCGCGATGAGCCTAAGGGCTAG
- a CDS encoding sensor histidine kinase — translation MSLRARLALVIALLAFLPNLVLALTLGVLGEGPWPPLLLWLFLLALLSGLVGYFLAKSLLRPLEELTRALAYLSLKEGPLEALRLPTPKEPPPEEIALLRARFSELLARLKELLEAREGLYAALAHDLKTPLLSALRLLDYLERADDLGKERRVALLRALREELARGYRLTENLLALARLEARPPRGETLNLRALAEDLLLRYRDEAKRRGLLVEVEGAGLARGERLLVERALANLLENALRHAKSRVRLRVGEGVFLVEDDGAGLPLPLEALARPFLQGEGRRGSAGLGLYTAKRVAEAHGGRLFPCEGTLGGACLGLELPKGA, via the coding sequence ATGAGCCTAAGGGCTAGGCTCGCCCTGGTCATCGCCCTCCTCGCCTTCCTGCCCAACCTGGTCCTGGCCCTCACCCTGGGGGTCCTGGGGGAAGGCCCCTGGCCTCCCCTCCTCCTCTGGCTTTTCCTCCTCGCCCTCCTCTCGGGCCTTGTGGGCTACTTCCTGGCGAAAAGCCTCCTCAGGCCCCTGGAGGAGCTCACCCGGGCCCTGGCCTACCTCTCCTTGAAGGAGGGGCCCCTGGAGGCCCTCCGCCTCCCCACCCCCAAGGAGCCCCCTCCGGAGGAGATCGCCCTCCTCCGCGCCCGGTTCTCCGAGCTCCTCGCCCGGCTCAAGGAGCTCCTGGAGGCCCGGGAGGGCCTGTACGCCGCCCTGGCCCACGACCTCAAGACCCCCCTCCTTTCCGCCCTGCGCCTCTTGGACTACCTGGAGAGGGCGGACGACTTGGGGAAGGAGCGGCGCGTCGCCCTGCTCCGCGCCCTGAGGGAGGAGCTCGCCCGGGGCTACCGCCTGACGGAGAACCTCCTTGCCCTCGCCCGCCTCGAGGCCCGCCCCCCCCGGGGCGAGACCCTGAACCTCAGGGCCCTGGCCGAGGACCTCCTCCTCCGCTACCGGGACGAGGCGAAGAGGCGGGGGCTCCTCGTGGAGGTGGAAGGGGCGGGCCTCGCCCGGGGGGAAAGGCTCCTCGTGGAAAGGGCCCTCGCCAACCTTCTGGAAAACGCCCTCCGCCACGCCAAAAGCCGCGTCCGGCTCCGGGTGGGGGAAGGCGTGTTCCTCGTGGAGGACGACGGCGCAGGCCTTCCCCTACCCCTGGAAGCCCTCGCCCGCCCCTTCCTCCAGGGGGAGGGCAGGAGGGGAAGCGCGGGCCTGGGCCTCTACACCGCCAAGCGGGTGGCCGAGGCCCACGGGGGCAGGCTCTTCCCCTGCGAGGGCACCCTGGGAGGGGCCTGCCTGGGCCTGGAACTCCCCAAGGGGGCCTAA